In a single window of the Acinetobacter sp. CS-2 genome:
- a CDS encoding GnsA/GnsB family addiction module toxin, translating to MKEITIQEYSVLKKKLEAEIAGFVQNKVAEFQHQTGIQPTNIYIFTETMKAFGLPDAVVVTSSEIETDI from the coding sequence ATGAAAGAAATTACGATTCAAGAATATTCAGTGCTAAAGAAAAAACTTGAAGCTGAGATTGCAGGCTTTGTGCAAAATAAAGTTGCAGAATTTCAGCATCAAACAGGGATTCAGCCCACAAATATTTATATTTTTACTGAAACCATGAAAGCATTTGGCTTGCCTGATGCGGTTGTAGTTACTAGCAGTGAAATCGAAACAGATATTTAA
- a CDS encoding terminase yields the protein MLKPEHRAKLIDQHWRLNNLYQITDKNGKQVKFKMTLEQLEYFENEWSRNIILKARQLGFTTEMCIIQLDAALFMSDKCALIAHTLHDAKRLFREKVKYAYEKLPHPLRAANPLSIETKEELVFSKGGSVTVSTSFRGGTLKRLHISEFGKICAKYPDKAREIVTGAFEAVGLGGKITLESTAEGKSGYFYDYCHTAEKLQLQGRTLGILDWKFFFFSWWKNQDYSLPVITEIPQRLKDYFSELKAKYNIHTTPEQQQWYWQKEKTLGEDIKREYPSIPSEAFAQSVEGAYYKKQFKFLYENGRIGELPDNSHLDVMTFWDLGVSDSMVIWFVRKIGDDRYQVIDYYENSGEGMRHYFKVLKDRGYNYSAHYAPHDIQNRSLMNDGKSRLDIAKEGYDIDGAIYSVRFQVVPNIGIMDGIELAREILPRCEFDETKCAEGISHLENYRKEWDDKRGCWKDKPLHDHTSHGADGFRYFAVAMNKIPQVTHIDIPMFGF from the coding sequence ATGCTTAAACCTGAGCATAGAGCAAAACTTATTGATCAGCATTGGCGGCTAAATAATCTCTACCAAATTACCGACAAGAACGGCAAGCAAGTCAAGTTTAAAATGACACTTGAGCAGCTTGAGTATTTTGAAAATGAGTGGTCGAGAAACATCATCCTAAAAGCGCGTCAGCTCGGTTTTACGACTGAGATGTGCATCATTCAATTGGATGCTGCACTATTCATGTCGGATAAGTGTGCCTTGATTGCACATACCCTGCATGATGCTAAACGCCTATTCCGTGAAAAGGTTAAATATGCTTATGAGAAGCTGCCACATCCATTGCGCGCAGCCAATCCATTAAGCATTGAAACCAAAGAGGAGCTTGTATTCTCTAAAGGCGGATCGGTCACAGTTAGTACATCATTCCGTGGTGGAACGCTAAAGCGATTACATATATCTGAGTTCGGTAAGATCTGTGCTAAATACCCAGATAAAGCTCGTGAGATTGTCACTGGTGCTTTTGAAGCGGTTGGTTTAGGCGGAAAGATTACCCTTGAATCTACAGCTGAGGGTAAGTCGGGTTATTTCTATGACTATTGCCATACTGCTGAGAAGTTGCAACTGCAAGGCAGAACACTTGGCATTCTGGACTGGAAATTCTTTTTCTTCTCATGGTGGAAAAACCAAGACTATTCACTCCCTGTAATAACAGAAATTCCACAGCGCTTAAAAGATTACTTTTCTGAGCTAAAAGCTAAATACAACATACATACCACGCCAGAGCAGCAGCAATGGTACTGGCAGAAAGAGAAAACGCTTGGTGAGGACATTAAGCGCGAATATCCATCCATCCCATCGGAAGCCTTTGCCCAATCTGTAGAGGGTGCTTACTACAAGAAGCAATTCAAATTCTTGTATGAGAATGGTCGTATTGGTGAATTACCTGATAACTCACATTTGGATGTGATGACCTTTTGGGATTTGGGTGTATCGGATTCTATGGTGATCTGGTTCGTTCGTAAGATCGGTGATGATCGTTATCAAGTGATTGATTACTACGAAAACTCAGGTGAAGGGATGCGTCATTACTTCAAAGTCTTGAAAGATCGTGGTTACAACTACTCAGCGCACTACGCTCCACACGACATCCAAAACCGCTCACTTATGAATGATGGTAAATCTCGTCTTGATATTGCCAAAGAAGGTTATGACATTGATGGGGCGATATATTCAGTGCGCTTTCAGGTGGTTCCTAATATTGGAATCATGGACGGCATTGAATTGGCTCGTGAAATTCTACCTCGATGCGAGTTTGATGAAACCAAGTGTGCAGAAGGTATTTCTCATTTGGAAAACTATCGCAAAGAGTGGGATGACAAGCGTGGTTGCTGGAAAGATAAGCCATTGCATGACCACACATCGCATGGCGCGGATGGGTTTAGATATTTTGCTGTGGCGATGAATAAAATCCCACAAGTCACACACATCGATATACCAATGTTTGGATTTTAA
- a CDS encoding IS4-like element ISAba33 family transposase (programmed frameshift) encodes MTHFNELHLILNKYLKWNKSHAKCFTLIMLALIVKQTCNLSSASKALPIKCLPQSFYRRIQRFFADQYFDYRQISQLIFNIFSFDKVQLTLDRTNWKWGKRDINILMLAIVYRGIAIPIVWTLLNKRGNSDTKERIALIQRFISIFGKDRIVNVFADREFIGEKWFTWLIENDINFCIRVKKNFIVTNHLAKNHKISDLFRHLQVGQTECRKRRIWVGRVKLYISALRLEDGELLLVVSPMFNASAIRDYALRWEIETLFSCLKGRGFNLENTRLTDPRRVKKLIAVLAIGFCWCYLTGEWQHDRKKAIKIKKHGRLSVSLFRYGLDYVQMAILRLIGFGKKEEFKKVLAILRKKKPDRTRIL; translated from the exons ATGACACATTTCAATGAGTTACATCTCATCTTAAACAAATATCTAAAGTGGAACAAGTCACATGCAAAATGTTTTACACTGATTATGCTTGCATTAATTGTAAAACAGACATGTAATCTTTCTTCTGCATCTAAAGCCTTACCCATCAAGTGCTTACCACAATCATTTTATCGACGTATACAACGCTTCTTTGCAGATCAGTATTTCGATTATCGTCAAATTTCTCAGTTAATTTTCAATATATTTTCATTCGATAAAGTCCAATTAACTTTGGATAGAACTAATTGGAAATGGGGAAAACGAGATATTAATATCTTGATGTTAGCCATCGTCTATCGTGGAATAGCGATACCTATTGTTTGGACATTGCTCAATAAACGTGGAAATTCAGATACAAAAGAGCGTATTGCTTTGATTCAACGCTTTATCTCCATTTTTGGTAAAGATCGTATTGTGAATGTGTTTGCAGACAGAGAATTTATCGGTGAGAAATGGTTTACATGGTTAATTGAAAATGACATTAACTTCTGTATACGTGTTA AAAAAAACTTTATTGTGACCAATCACTTAGCCAAGAATCATAAAATTAGTGATTTATTTCGTCATCTTCAAGTTGGTCAAACTGAATGTCGTAAACGACGTATTTGGGTTGGTCGAGTGAAACTGTATATTAGTGCGCTACGATTAGAAGATGGAGAGCTTTTACTTGTTGTTTCTCCTATGTTTAATGCTTCTGCTATTCGTGATTATGCATTACGCTGGGAAATCGAAACGTTATTTAGTTGTCTCAAAGGACGTGGATTCAATCTTGAAAATACTCGTTTAACAGACCCTAGACGAGTCAAGAAATTGATAGCAGTGCTAGCTATCGGTTTCTGTTGGTGCTATTTAACAGGTGAATGGCAACATGATCGGAAAAAAGCGATAAAAATAAAGAAGCATGGACGACTTTCAGTAAGTTTATTTCGCTACGGTTTGGACTATGTTCAAATGGCTATTCTACGTTTGATTGGTTTTGGAAAAAAAGAAGAATTTAAGAAAGTGCTAGCAATTTTAAGAAAGAAAAAGCCTGATAGGACAAGGATCCTATGA
- a CDS encoding Gp49 family protein: protein MSNEKQIEQEIQSKNLNAPRLTPDLIDSVIVDKYFFTAANAQWGADPNTTALIGMHKQLETLTFCVLILKNGFTVTGESACASPENFDAEIGKKIAYENARSKIWQLEGYLLKEKLYQAQ from the coding sequence ATGTCAAACGAAAAGCAGATTGAACAAGAAATTCAATCTAAAAACTTAAATGCACCACGTTTAACGCCTGATCTTATTGATAGCGTTATTGTTGATAAATATTTCTTTACAGCTGCAAATGCACAATGGGGTGCTGATCCAAATACAACAGCCTTGATTGGGATGCATAAGCAACTAGAGACATTAACTTTCTGTGTTTTGATTTTAAAGAATGGTTTCACGGTTACGGGTGAGTCTGCATGTGCAAGTCCTGAAAATTTTGATGCTGAAATTGGTAAAAAAATTGCGTATGAGAATGCGCGAAGCAAAATTTGGCAACTTGAAGGCTATTTATTGAAAGAAAAGCTATATCAAGCACAATAA
- a CDS encoding minor capsid protein, translating into MNTSAQKALLDALTQHQAYLYRASSQNVNDLIKVFDKLSNEQLLKFGDLLENLTESERKALQGLNFSSKAKASRNIEEIKATLNEWFSSLNTQMSEIFEQSAIALAVYEASYTIALMGETLQVDGEKLYQKAKKMPFSGGQLVDYLFADIAENLRKKVEYVIRDGISQGQTNQQIINRIKGRKSLDYKDGLLQSERYVIERQVRTARSHVSNTSYLQTYEALGFTHIKFVSVLDGRSSFTCANLDQTMWKIDDPKIRRPPLHPNCRSTLIGVDADGNLGGVRPFVADERKIKNIPKDERDGIIGQVEANTKFSDWFKDQGDDFQRNWLGSTRFELYKKSDFPIDKFVDPIGRKYTLDELRKMDKKTFENLGL; encoded by the coding sequence ATGAACACATCAGCGCAAAAAGCCTTACTTGATGCGCTGACTCAACATCAGGCATATCTATATCGGGCATCCTCACAGAATGTAAATGATCTGATCAAAGTTTTTGACAAGTTGTCGAATGAGCAGCTCCTTAAATTTGGTGATTTACTCGAGAACTTAACTGAATCAGAACGCAAAGCCTTACAAGGTCTCAACTTTTCAAGCAAAGCTAAGGCCAGTCGTAATATTGAGGAAATCAAAGCCACTTTAAACGAGTGGTTTTCTTCATTAAATACCCAGATGTCAGAGATATTTGAACAGTCTGCTATTGCCTTGGCTGTATATGAGGCTAGTTATACCATTGCGCTAATGGGCGAAACGCTTCAGGTTGATGGTGAAAAGCTATATCAGAAAGCCAAAAAGATGCCTTTCTCTGGCGGTCAGCTGGTTGATTACCTGTTTGCTGATATCGCGGAAAATTTACGCAAGAAAGTGGAATACGTCATTCGTGATGGTATTTCACAAGGCCAGACTAATCAGCAGATTATTAATCGAATTAAGGGGCGAAAGTCACTTGATTATAAAGATGGATTGCTCCAGTCAGAACGTTATGTCATTGAGCGCCAGGTAAGAACAGCCAGGAGCCATGTATCGAATACATCGTATTTACAGACCTACGAAGCTCTTGGATTTACACATATTAAATTCGTCAGTGTGCTTGATGGGCGTAGTAGTTTTACGTGTGCAAACCTAGATCAAACCATGTGGAAGATTGATGATCCCAAAATTAGAAGACCTCCACTTCATCCAAATTGCAGATCGACGCTGATTGGTGTTGATGCTGATGGAAATCTGGGTGGGGTGCGTCCATTTGTGGCGGACGAGCGGAAAATCAAGAATATCCCCAAAGATGAGCGTGATGGCATCATTGGTCAGGTCGAGGCGAATACTAAATTTTCAGATTGGTTTAAGGATCAGGGTGATGATTTTCAGCGCAATTGGTTGGGGAGCACACGCTTTGAGCTATATAAAAAATCAGACTTTCCAATTGATAAATTTGTTGATCCAATTGGGCGAAAATACACGCTTGATGAGTTGCGAAAAATGGACAAAAAAACCTTTGAAAACTTAGGTTTATGA
- a CDS encoding site-specific DNA-methyltransferase codes for MSKDINTCTPIKRVATVDLIPYANNSRVHSDEQVNQIAASIKEFGFLNPIIIDGDNGIIAGHGRVMAANKLGIKELPCVDASHLTEAQKKAYVIADNKIALNSDWDNDLLRVELEGLQELDFDLSLTGFNEDELGDLLNVELLPEYEEDADGEVIEPPAEPKTKEGDVWILGKHRLMCGDSTSIDALEKLCNDQLVDMWLTDPPYNVAYEGKTKDALTIKNDSMGDDDFRQFLRDCYVAADAVMKPGAAFYIWHADLEGYNFRGAAKDANWKVRQCLIWKKSTLVMGRQDYHWKHEPCLYGWKDGAGHLWASDRKQTTILEFDKPSRNGEHPTMKPVDLFSYCLLNNTKGGDIVLDSFGGSGTTIIACEKDGRVGYLMELDPKYCDVIINRWQTLTGKEATLESTGDKFNDL; via the coding sequence ATGAGTAAAGATATAAACACTTGCACTCCTATAAAAAGGGTTGCAACCGTTGATTTAATTCCTTATGCAAACAACAGCCGGGTTCATAGTGATGAGCAGGTGAACCAGATTGCCGCATCTATTAAAGAGTTTGGCTTTTTAAATCCGATCATCATTGATGGTGACAATGGCATTATTGCAGGGCATGGTCGAGTCATGGCTGCGAATAAACTAGGCATTAAAGAATTGCCATGCGTTGATGCTAGTCACTTAACAGAAGCGCAAAAGAAAGCGTATGTGATTGCAGACAACAAGATCGCCTTAAATTCTGATTGGGATAACGATTTACTTCGCGTTGAGCTTGAGGGCTTACAAGAGCTTGATTTTGATCTATCACTTACAGGGTTTAATGAAGATGAACTTGGTGATTTATTGAATGTGGAGTTGCTGCCCGAATACGAAGAAGATGCAGATGGCGAGGTAATCGAGCCACCCGCAGAGCCAAAAACAAAAGAGGGTGATGTTTGGATTTTAGGAAAGCATCGCCTGATGTGTGGTGATAGCACGAGCATTGATGCTTTGGAAAAACTATGTAATGACCAGCTTGTTGACATGTGGCTAACCGACCCGCCATATAACGTGGCTTACGAAGGAAAAACAAAGGATGCATTAACAATCAAAAATGACTCGATGGGCGATGATGATTTTCGTCAGTTCCTTAGAGATTGTTATGTCGCTGCTGATGCTGTCATGAAACCAGGTGCGGCTTTTTATATCTGGCACGCAGACTTGGAGGGTTACAATTTTCGTGGCGCAGCGAAAGATGCAAACTGGAAAGTTCGCCAATGTCTTATTTGGAAAAAATCAACTCTAGTTATGGGGCGCCAAGATTATCACTGGAAGCACGAACCTTGTCTTTACGGGTGGAAAGATGGCGCTGGTCACCTATGGGCATCTGATAGAAAACAAACAACTATACTGGAATTTGATAAGCCGAGTAGAAATGGCGAACACCCAACCATGAAGCCTGTCGATCTTTTTTCATATTGTTTACTGAATAACACAAAGGGTGGCGACATTGTTTTGGATAGTTTCGGTGGGTCTGGAACAACCATAATCGCTTGTGAAAAAGATGGGCGTGTGGGCTACCTTATGGAACTCGACCCGAAATACTGTGACGTTATCATTAACCGATGGCAGACCCTAACAGGCAAAGAAGCCACACTTGAAAGCACAGGGGATAAATTTAATGATCTCTAA
- a CDS encoding P22 phage major capsid protein family protein, with protein MANDLNGLIPTIYNALDTVSRELVGIIPAVSSDMTFERAAKGQKVKSPVTSGATATDITPDVTPPDDGDQNIGSVEMEITKARRVPVRWNGEEKRGLDNNGASYNVILRDQFAQGMRTLVNEVEADLAALHLKASRAVGTAGTTPFASGLGDTAQALKLLKDNGAPASDLQMVIDTTAGANMRTLAQLNKANEANDDSLLRRGVLLDVHGFAIRESAQIKSHTAGTGALATTDTTGYAVGAKEITLASAGTGTILIGDAISFAGDPNKYIVVAGDTDVSNGGKVTIAAPGLRKAIPAAATAITVTAGSVRNMVFPRSAIALATRAPALPQQGDSAVDRTIITDPVSGLSFEVSVYAQYRQVQYEIALAWGCAALKPEHLAIVLG; from the coding sequence ATGGCTAACGATTTAAATGGTTTAATCCCTACGATTTACAATGCGCTCGATACAGTATCACGTGAGCTTGTTGGTATTATTCCAGCAGTTTCGTCTGATATGACATTTGAGCGTGCAGCAAAAGGCCAGAAGGTGAAATCACCTGTAACCTCTGGTGCAACTGCTACTGACATCACACCAGACGTAACGCCACCAGATGATGGGGACCAAAACATTGGTTCTGTCGAAATGGAAATCACTAAAGCACGTCGTGTTCCTGTTCGCTGGAACGGTGAGGAAAAGCGTGGTCTGGACAACAATGGCGCATCATACAATGTAATCCTGCGTGACCAATTCGCTCAAGGTATGCGTACTCTGGTGAATGAAGTTGAAGCGGATTTGGCGGCATTACACTTAAAAGCGTCACGCGCAGTTGGTACTGCTGGCACAACTCCTTTTGCAAGTGGTTTAGGCGATACAGCACAAGCACTGAAGTTGCTTAAAGACAATGGCGCACCAGCATCTGATTTGCAGATGGTAATTGATACTACTGCTGGCGCAAACATGCGTACATTGGCGCAGCTTAATAAGGCGAATGAAGCTAACGACGATAGCTTGCTGCGTCGTGGTGTATTGCTTGATGTGCATGGTTTTGCGATTCGTGAATCCGCTCAAATCAAATCGCATACAGCCGGTACTGGTGCATTAGCAACTACTGATACAACAGGTTATGCAGTGGGCGCTAAGGAAATCACGCTTGCGAGTGCTGGCACCGGAACCATCCTTATTGGTGACGCTATTTCATTTGCTGGCGACCCTAACAAATATATCGTTGTTGCTGGCGATACGGATGTGTCGAATGGCGGCAAGGTGACTATTGCGGCTCCCGGCTTACGTAAAGCAATCCCAGCAGCTGCGACAGCAATCACTGTGACTGCTGGTTCTGTGCGAAACATGGTTTTCCCTCGTTCTGCGATTGCACTGGCAACACGTGCACCTGCATTACCGCAACAAGGTGATTCTGCTGTTGACCGTACAATCATCACTGATCCAGTGAGCGGCTTGTCCTTTGAAGTATCTGTATATGCTCAATACCGTCAGGTGCAATATGAAATTGCGCTGGCATGGGGCTGTGCTGCACTCAAGCCTGAACATCTCGCGATTGTTTTGGGGTAA
- a CDS encoding HNH endonuclease has translation MTDSNCTCKTCGSQFKPVKGKRNIYCGMPCYRVAQKRGDYIGSKGTTRKHQCAHCNADVLGKSKSSRRNGALSENIFCNRICYDAFKADLKNKVLRRCAGCDNEISRAHGHGTNAKYCSNDCKLNHKKSKDRHCISCGVWFSSLKWNNTIGRLVADNFRKTCSEECYINQIKTNQERKDKISQAFQGAKHPNWQGGSSYMEANKFRGSNWQVIRQKIIKRDDFKCIQCGLTREQHYEKYGRDLSVNHIKPFHQFGGKNELANKLSNLETLCDSCHTKTDWQYRKSNSIQQILCFA, from the coding sequence ATGACTGATTCGAATTGTACTTGCAAAACTTGTGGTTCGCAATTTAAACCAGTGAAAGGTAAGCGTAATATTTACTGTGGAATGCCTTGCTATCGTGTTGCACAAAAGCGCGGTGATTATATTGGTTCAAAAGGTACTACTAGAAAGCATCAATGTGCACATTGCAATGCCGATGTTTTAGGTAAATCTAAAAGTAGTAGGCGTAATGGGGCTTTGTCCGAGAATATATTTTGCAACCGTATTTGTTACGATGCTTTCAAGGCAGACTTGAAAAACAAGGTTTTAAGAAGATGTGCAGGTTGTGATAATGAGATTAGTCGTGCACATGGTCATGGGACTAATGCGAAATATTGCTCTAATGATTGCAAACTAAATCATAAGAAATCAAAAGATCGGCACTGTATTTCTTGCGGTGTGTGGTTTAGCTCGCTGAAATGGAATAATACAATTGGGCGTTTGGTTGCTGATAATTTCAGAAAAACATGCTCTGAAGAGTGTTATATAAACCAAATCAAAACAAACCAAGAGCGAAAAGACAAAATAAGCCAAGCCTTTCAGGGTGCAAAACACCCTAATTGGCAAGGTGGCTCGTCTTACATGGAAGCCAATAAGTTTAGAGGCTCTAATTGGCAGGTGATACGCCAGAAAATTATAAAAAGAGATGATTTTAAGTGTATTCAATGCGGTTTAACCCGTGAGCAACACTATGAAAAATATGGGCGTGACTTATCTGTAAACCATATCAAGCCATTCCATCAATTTGGTGGGAAAAATGAGCTGGCAAACAAACTAAGTAATTTGGAAACGCTCTGCGATTCATGTCACACAAAGACTGATTGGCAGTATCGAAAATCGAATTCGATTCAACAAATTCTGTGTTTTGCGTGA
- a CDS encoding DUF4055 domain-containing protein, whose amino-acid sequence MSITNTHADYDKHIKTWNKLDDVCDGQEVIKGKGEAYLPKPALFTSKNDPKGSDRYKEYLMRAIFPGVTSRTLASHIGLAFGKTPVFNRPDDLEYLDRNADGAGRSIYQVSQRAMRLINRNYRCGVYVDHPNVEPSRNRAEDKTKGAYPMIHIIKAAAVEDWDYIIVGNQKKLSYVKIHETVKERDGFSLSTIEQYRLLWLKVVDGRFVYVVEVHKKNEKGDWYLDQTSTPTDYDGNTWDYIPFTFCGAIDNSEEIDTAPLYELAEIELSYYRSSADVEESAFIVGQPTLCFPNITPEQYAMVKESGASVGSRTGIPTDGKFIQADENGLAYKRMQDKWDQMKELGARLIEVGSANKTAEQAGNENSIQHSVLSLVAANISEAMTMALRWCAKFALPNHDLKVDELSFTIAQDFNKPKYDSTRSKLIYEACLAGELPMYVWYHYEQTGTFPEDKWEDIVKKIEKRNDGTVDA is encoded by the coding sequence ATGAGTATTACAAACACCCATGCTGACTATGATAAGCACATTAAGACTTGGAATAAGTTGGACGATGTTTGTGATGGTCAGGAAGTTATTAAGGGAAAAGGTGAGGCATATTTGCCAAAGCCTGCTTTATTCACTTCAAAGAATGATCCTAAAGGATCGGATCGATATAAAGAATATTTAATGCGCGCTATCTTCCCTGGTGTGACCAGCCGAACTTTGGCAAGTCATATCGGTTTGGCCTTTGGTAAAACCCCGGTATTTAATCGGCCAGATGATCTGGAATATCTGGACCGGAATGCCGATGGTGCGGGGCGTTCTATTTACCAGGTATCACAGCGTGCAATGCGGCTGATTAATCGCAATTATCGCTGTGGTGTGTATGTAGATCATCCTAATGTAGAACCAAGCCGAAACCGGGCAGAAGATAAGACCAAAGGTGCTTATCCGATGATTCATATCATCAAAGCTGCTGCGGTTGAAGATTGGGATTACATCATTGTTGGCAATCAAAAAAAGCTGAGCTATGTCAAAATTCATGAAACGGTTAAAGAGCGTGATGGATTTAGCTTGTCCACCATTGAACAGTATCGATTGCTATGGTTGAAAGTGGTAGACGGTCGCTTTGTTTATGTGGTTGAAGTCCATAAGAAGAATGAGAAAGGTGACTGGTATTTAGATCAGACATCAACTCCGACTGATTATGACGGCAATACATGGGATTACATTCCATTCACTTTCTGTGGTGCTATCGACAACTCAGAAGAAATTGACACAGCACCTTTGTATGAACTGGCCGAGATTGAACTTTCATATTACCGGAGTTCTGCTGATGTAGAGGAATCTGCATTTATTGTAGGACAACCTACATTGTGCTTTCCAAATATCACGCCAGAACAGTACGCGATGGTGAAAGAGTCGGGTGCCAGTGTTGGTAGTCGCACCGGTATCCCAACGGATGGTAAGTTTATCCAGGCGGATGAAAACGGTTTGGCATATAAGCGTATGCAAGACAAGTGGGACCAGATGAAAGAACTGGGTGCCCGGCTGATTGAGGTTGGGTCTGCCAATAAAACGGCTGAGCAGGCCGGGAATGAAAACTCTATTCAGCATTCAGTCTTGTCGCTGGTGGCAGCTAACATTTCAGAAGCGATGACCATGGCCCTGCGCTGGTGTGCAAAGTTTGCCTTACCAAATCATGATCTTAAAGTGGATGAGCTGAGCTTTACGATTGCTCAGGACTTCAATAAGCCGAAATATGATTCAACACGCTCTAAATTGATTTATGAAGCCTGCCTTGCTGGTGAGTTGCCGATGTATGTTTGGTATCACTACGAGCAGACAGGTACTTTCCCTGAAGATAAATGGGAAGATATCGTGAAGAAAATTGAAAAGCGGAATGATGGCACTGTGGATGCATAA
- a CDS encoding DUF6651 domain-containing protein, producing the protein MKLKLDENGHVVVQDGKPVYVHDDGKEVAFDAPQTVATITRLNGEAKTHREAKEQFEAQAKAFEGLDPVKVKEALNIVQNLDAKKLVDAGEVDKVKAEITEALKQTYEPQLQKLTQERDSVQQQLHSELIGGGFARSKFIQDNIAVPVDMIQATFGKNFQIENGKVVAVGADGQKIYSRTRPGEIADFDEALETLVGGYQHKDSILKGSQAGGGGFQGGGQGGGAKTMTRQQFESLDPVGRAQFTREGGQIQ; encoded by the coding sequence ATGAAATTGAAATTAGACGAAAACGGTCATGTAGTGGTTCAAGATGGCAAGCCTGTTTATGTCCATGATGATGGTAAAGAGGTAGCTTTTGATGCACCGCAGACAGTGGCAACGATTACTCGCCTGAATGGTGAAGCTAAAACTCATCGTGAAGCCAAAGAGCAATTTGAAGCACAGGCTAAAGCTTTCGAAGGGCTTGACCCTGTAAAGGTAAAAGAGGCGTTAAACATTGTTCAAAACTTGGATGCTAAAAAACTTGTGGATGCAGGTGAGGTAGACAAGGTGAAGGCTGAAATTACTGAAGCGTTAAAACAGACCTACGAGCCACAACTCCAAAAACTTACACAAGAACGTGATTCTGTGCAGCAGCAATTACACAGTGAATTGATTGGCGGTGGTTTTGCTCGTTCTAAGTTCATTCAAGACAACATCGCTGTACCGGTAGACATGATTCAAGCCACGTTTGGGAAAAACTTCCAGATCGAAAACGGCAAAGTCGTGGCAGTTGGTGCCGATGGTCAAAAAATCTATTCACGCACTCGCCCGGGTGAAATCGCAGACTTTGATGAGGCCTTGGAAACTTTGGTTGGTGGATACCAGCACAAGGATTCAATTTTAAAAGGTTCTCAAGCTGGTGGCGGTGGGTTCCAGGGTGGTGGTCAAGGTGGTGGTGCAAAAACAATGACGCGCCAGCAGTTTGAATCTCTTGATCCTGTTGGCCGGGCACAATTCACGCGTGAAGGCGGACAAATTCAATAA
- a CDS encoding recombination protein NinB, giving the protein MQKAVFPIQSHADITKAINYMHTNYTQAVESGKPLRVVIDQKQDDRSAAQNRLYWMWLGQIEKKNGTHKDQLHFEFKKKFLIFIYRRDDQEFAETCKAIAMLKQNECEEYRVIAEQVIRLCSTTKLSVKQMTEYLNCVHDFTVTQLGIHLTVPDDLMWVTNE; this is encoded by the coding sequence ATGCAAAAAGCCGTGTTTCCTATCCAATCACATGCAGACATCACCAAAGCCATTAACTATATGCACACCAATTACACTCAGGCAGTTGAGAGTGGTAAGCCTTTACGTGTGGTGATAGATCAGAAACAGGATGACCGGTCGGCAGCTCAAAACAGATTATATTGGATGTGGTTAGGTCAGATCGAGAAGAAGAACGGTACACATAAAGATCAACTGCATTTTGAGTTTAAGAAAAAGTTTCTGATTTTTATTTATCGCCGGGATGATCAAGAGTTTGCCGAGACATGCAAAGCGATCGCAATGCTCAAGCAGAATGAGTGTGAAGAATATCGAGTGATTGCAGAGCAGGTGATCAGACTTTGTAGTACCACTAAATTAAGTGTTAAGCAGATGACTGAGTATTTGAATTGTGTACATGATTTTACTGTCACGCAATTAGGTATTCATTTGACTGTGCCTGATGATTTGATGTGGGTGACAAATGAGTAA
- a CDS encoding glutamate 5-kinase, giving the protein MKNKIQSKVGKAFDKKLGDAVDTFTCSKEIQSGNFDFATQTYPVITVEAYTGRGVLFGSYLKDMVKPTDYQVTDCKAIVLQNEVTQVPQIGDVWTTSKGRFKLVNIGVDSVSATYTAQLRKVSA; this is encoded by the coding sequence ATCAAAAATAAAATCCAATCCAAGGTTGGTAAGGCATTTGATAAAAAGCTCGGTGATGCAGTCGATACTTTTACATGTTCCAAAGAAATCCAGTCAGGTAACTTTGATTTTGCAACGCAGACCTATCCGGTGATTACAGTTGAAGCTTATACCGGACGTGGTGTGCTGTTTGGATCGTACTTAAAAGATATGGTCAAACCGACTGATTATCAGGTGACTGACTGCAAGGCCATTGTGCTACAGAATGAAGTGACTCAGGTGCCACAGATTGGTGACGTCTGGACTACCAGTAAGGGCCGGTTTAAGTTGGTAAATATTGGGGTTGATTCAGTAAGTGCTACTTATACAGCTCAATTAAGAAAGGTGAGCGCATGA